Below is a window of Myroides profundi DNA.
ACTCCATCATATCACCAGACATCGCTCCTACATTGACAAAACGAGTTCTATGTTGATACTTGCCTTTACCTTTTAATGCGGTCAATATAGCCGAAGCGCTATCTCCCCATAAGTAATCGATCACTACATCGATAGGTGTTTCTTGATGTACTTGACTAAATGCTGTTACTAGAGTTTCTTTATTCTGATGCAGACTGATCACCTCATCTGCTCCCAGTTCCTTTAATGAGGATAATGCTTCTTCATTGCGCCCTGTCACGATTACTTTACTCGCTCCATAATGTTTGGCCATTTGTACAGCTACTTGCCCTGTGACACCTGTAGCTCCATTGATCAGCACTACTTCTCCCTTTTGTAACCTTGCTCTGACTACCATAGCGATCACAGACCCCATAAGGGCATTAGGCATAGTGGCTGCCATTGCTAAATCAATTCCTTTAGGTAAGGGTACTAGTTGATTCTTATCTACGATGGCATACTCACTTAACATCCCCTGTAAGCCAAATCCGTAAGCCATCGTCCCGTCTGGAAGCTCACCTACTCCATCTGTTCCGATAACAAAAGGAGCAAAAGGTTTAGTACTTACTGAATAATGCTTGCCACTAGCGATAGCTCTATCGAGATTCTTAATCGAAACTGCCTTGATTTTCATCAACACTTCTTCTGATGAACTCACTTCTACAGACTTAAAATCGGTAGTATATACAGGATTCTGTCCTTTTTCTTTTACAATTACTGCTTTCATATCTCTTTATTTTATAGAGACAAAAGTATTGGATAGCAACCGTGTATATCGATAACAAATGTTATCAAATTAGGACTTTAGCAGCTTGCTTTTGATACGGCTTAAGTGAACCTTAGATATTCCTATATAAGAAGCGATATAGTGCTGTGGAATACGTTGTATCAACTCTGGTCTACTCTCATAAAGCTTAAGATAACGCTCCTCTGGGGTTGACTGTACAAAAGATAAGCTGTGATTCACATAGTCGAATGTTCGCTGAAAAATCACATCTATAAACAGATCTCTATACTCTGGCGTAGCTAAAGAGTCTTCTAATAATGGTCTGATATCTTCTTTATCAGCCACCCATACCACTGTAGGTTCTATCGTCTCAAGAGTAAATTTACTAGGCATTCCCCTCCAAAAACTCTCAATAGAAGAAACCATACTGTTCTCTAAAAAGAATTGAAAAGTCACCTCCTGTCCATCTTTATTAATCCAAACACGCAGACATCCCTTGCTTACCCAAAATACTTTATTCGCTATCGCTCCCTCCTCTAACAATACTGTTTTTGCAGGATACACTTCCTCTCTAAAATAAGGTTTATACTTATTGATAAACTCTTGGCTAAGTAAAGAATCTTTATCTACTTTTTCGAACATAACTATTGATAATTCTACTGTTTAAAATTAAAACTTATTAGGGTATCATAAAAGCTAATTTAGCACTTATAACAACAACTAGCATCAGCATTACAGTATTAAATAATTTTCTAAAAATAAATCAAACAACCACTCATTTTACATAAAAAATTAGATCATTCAAATGATTACCAACTTAACAATCACAAAAATAACTTAAATTTGTAAAAAAATATTACACTATGAAAAATTACATTACCACATCCTTAGTCATTATGGCTGCTATAGGAGTACAAGCACAAGACTTCAA
It encodes the following:
- a CDS encoding quinone oxidoreductase family protein, whose translation is MKAVIVKEKGQNPVYTTDFKSVEVSSSEEVLMKIKAVSIKNLDRAIASGKHYSVSTKPFAPFVIGTDGVGELPDGTMAYGFGLQGMLSEYAIVDKNQLVPLPKGIDLAMAATMPNALMGSVIAMVVRARLQKGEVVLINGATGVTGQVAVQMAKHYGASKVIVTGRNEEALSSLKELGADEVISLHQNKETLVTAFSQVHQETPIDVVIDYLWGDSASAILTALKGKGKYQHRTRFVNVGAMSGDMMELSSSILRGTDIMLLGSGIGSWTDEEMVRFFKVLLPEAFDLAVAGKLRLETVSYPWQEISEVWDMPLSSGKRLVMITE
- a CDS encoding Crp/Fnr family transcriptional regulator: MFEKVDKDSLLSQEFINKYKPYFREEVYPAKTVLLEEGAIANKVFWVSKGCLRVWINKDGQEVTFQFFLENSMVSSIESFWRGMPSKFTLETIEPTVVWVADKEDIRPLLEDSLATPEYRDLFIDVIFQRTFDYVNHSLSFVQSTPEERYLKLYESRPELIQRIPQHYIASYIGISKVHLSRIKSKLLKS